A window from Brucella sp. BE17 encodes these proteins:
- a CDS encoding FxsA family protein translates to MSPSLAPLALLAMPFVEIAGFVIVGSHIGVLATLGLVILSAMLGFFLLRVQGIGLLKRIREESAAGRVPNREMVHGAMLVMAAFLLIVPGFVTSLFGVLLFMPFIRDIVWDRFLRGRMVVATSTTYSRGYGTHQPPVQDHVIDLDPEDYTAKPNENSPWKRDRKEN, encoded by the coding sequence GTGTCCCCTTCTCTCGCTCCACTCGCCCTTCTGGCTATGCCCTTTGTCGAGATCGCCGGTTTTGTGATCGTCGGCAGTCATATTGGCGTGCTGGCGACCCTGGGATTGGTGATTTTAAGCGCCATGCTCGGTTTTTTCCTACTGCGTGTGCAGGGCATAGGACTTCTGAAACGAATCCGCGAGGAAAGCGCGGCAGGCCGGGTTCCGAACCGTGAAATGGTCCACGGTGCCATGCTGGTCATGGCGGCGTTTCTGCTGATCGTTCCGGGTTTCGTAACCAGTCTTTTCGGCGTCCTGCTTTTCATGCCCTTCATACGCGATATCGTATGGGACCGTTTTTTACGCGGGCGCATGGTCGTTGCCACGTCCACCACCTATTCGCGCGGCTATGGAACGCATCAGCCCCCGGTTCAGGATCACGTGATTGATCTCGATCCGGAAGATTATACCGCCAAACCCAATGAGAATTCGCCGTGGAAAAGAGATCGCAAGGAGAACTGA
- a CDS encoding Tim44/TimA family putative adaptor protein, with the protein MEFFDIGTIFFFIVAVIIFLQLRNVLGRRTGNEKPPFDPYTSARSADSGAPAGETDNVVALPRRSTEKDFAAFDKIAPVGTPVNDGLRAIYAADQTFDPARFVEGVKVAYEMIVMAFANGDRTSLKNLLSKEVYEGFVAAIDEREQRGESVRSSFVGIEKAEIASAEMKGSEAHVTINIISQMISSTLDKEDKLIDGDPENVVEIKDLWTFARDTGSRDPNWKLVATEADD; encoded by the coding sequence ATGGAATTTTTCGACATTGGCACGATTTTCTTTTTCATTGTAGCGGTGATTATTTTTCTCCAGCTGAGAAATGTTCTTGGCCGCCGTACCGGAAATGAAAAGCCCCCTTTCGATCCCTATACGTCAGCGCGTAGTGCGGATTCGGGTGCCCCAGCAGGTGAAACGGATAATGTCGTCGCCCTGCCCCGGCGTTCCACCGAAAAAGACTTTGCGGCTTTCGACAAAATTGCGCCCGTCGGCACGCCGGTCAATGACGGCCTTCGTGCCATCTATGCGGCAGACCAGACCTTTGATCCGGCGCGATTCGTCGAGGGTGTGAAGGTTGCCTATGAAATGATCGTGATGGCTTTTGCCAATGGCGATCGCACGAGTCTGAAAAACCTTCTTTCCAAGGAGGTTTACGAGGGGTTTGTTGCGGCTATAGACGAGCGTGAACAGCGTGGCGAAAGCGTCCGCTCTTCTTTCGTCGGCATTGAGAAGGCCGAGATTGCTTCTGCCGAAATGAAGGGCTCGGAAGCCCATGTGACGATCAACATCATCAGCCAGATGATTTCTTCCACACTCGATAAGGAAGACAAGCTGATCGACGGCGACCCGGAAAACGTGGTGGAGATCAAGGATCTTTGGACTTTCGCCCGTGATACAGGGTCGCGAGATCCCAACTGGAAGCTTGTCGCAACCGAAGCCGACGATTAA
- a CDS encoding murein transglycosylase A — protein MTGLDKIFNPVSFSDCPGWNGDDQAAAFAAFRRSAEYAAQNSYKSGRLGIAFEALQPAFTAARLFNNPDILSARAFFEHYFIPCRIEAQGFVTAFYEPEIEASRTPDAQFNVPFLKKPDELVKITDENRPTGFDPSFAFAKATADGLAEFEDRAAIEQGALAGRGLEIAYVADRVDAFFAHVQGAARLKFDDGTLTRITYSAKTGHPFTGIGRILVDKGEIAAAEISMQSIRAWLNEHPERADDLIWQNRSYIFFREAPVVDPALGQIAAAKVPLTPGRSMAVDRLLHTFGTPIHVHAPDVKAFENAAFSRLMIAQDTGTAIVGPARGDLFAGSGNAAGEIAGGIKDQVEFYALVPRGLLGACA, from the coding sequence GTGACAGGTTTGGACAAAATCTTCAATCCGGTAAGCTTTTCCGATTGTCCGGGATGGAACGGCGACGATCAGGCTGCCGCGTTTGCCGCGTTCCGCCGTTCCGCCGAATATGCAGCGCAGAATAGCTATAAAAGCGGTAGGCTCGGTATTGCATTTGAGGCGCTTCAACCGGCATTCACCGCCGCTCGTTTGTTCAATAATCCCGATATTTTAAGCGCACGTGCTTTCTTTGAGCACTATTTCATTCCCTGCCGAATTGAGGCGCAAGGTTTTGTAACCGCCTTCTATGAGCCAGAAATTGAAGCTTCTCGTACTCCGGATGCTCAGTTCAACGTTCCGTTTCTCAAAAAGCCAGACGAGCTCGTCAAAATCACCGATGAAAACCGGCCGACTGGTTTTGATCCCTCTTTTGCCTTTGCCAAGGCGACAGCGGACGGCCTGGCTGAATTTGAGGACCGTGCGGCAATCGAACAGGGCGCTCTCGCAGGACGCGGGCTGGAAATAGCCTATGTCGCGGATCGGGTTGACGCTTTTTTCGCCCATGTGCAGGGTGCGGCGCGGTTGAAATTTGATGATGGCACGCTCACGCGCATCACTTACTCAGCTAAAACCGGCCATCCCTTTACCGGCATCGGGCGCATTCTGGTGGATAAAGGCGAGATCGCAGCCGCTGAAATTTCAATGCAGAGTATCCGCGCCTGGCTGAATGAGCACCCGGAGCGGGCCGATGATCTCATCTGGCAGAACCGCTCCTATATCTTTTTTCGCGAAGCCCCGGTTGTAGATCCCGCACTCGGACAGATCGCTGCGGCCAAAGTGCCGCTCACGCCGGGGCGCTCGATGGCGGTTGATCGATTGCTTCATACATTTGGCACCCCAATCCATGTGCATGCGCCCGATGTGAAGGCCTTTGAGAATGCGGCCTTCTCGCGACTGATGATCGCGCAGGATACGGGTACGGCGATTGTCGGGCCAGCGCGTGGCGATCTCTTTGCTGGATCGGGCAATGCGGCAGGAGAAATCGCCGGCGGCATCAAGGATCAAGTCGAATTTTATGCACTGGTGCCGCGTGGGCTTTTGGGGGCGTGTGCATGA
- a CDS encoding Smr/MutS family protein, with the protein MRRNTDKEGRDYLRPEDRILWESVARTAKPLSARKPKAEEFPDFDSVMAQEIEKKPLKQAASEKPPSQPKQKTAAPRDLPIRPLDKPTHRKISKGRVDIEARIDLHGLTQSDAYELLYSFLLNAHGRGLRHVMVITGKGRSLGSEGVLKQAVPHWFSTPLFRLLVSAYEDAAHHHGGHGALYVRLRKQTQTGGMLR; encoded by the coding sequence ATGAGGCGAAACACCGACAAAGAGGGCAGGGATTATCTGCGGCCAGAGGATCGCATTCTCTGGGAATCTGTTGCAAGGACCGCCAAACCGCTCAGCGCAAGAAAGCCGAAAGCAGAAGAATTCCCGGATTTCGACTCTGTAATGGCGCAGGAAATTGAAAAAAAGCCGCTGAAGCAGGCCGCGTCTGAAAAGCCGCCCTCCCAACCCAAGCAAAAAACTGCAGCACCACGCGACCTGCCAATCCGGCCGCTCGACAAGCCAACCCATCGCAAGATTTCCAAGGGACGCGTGGATATCGAGGCGCGCATTGATCTGCATGGTCTGACGCAAAGCGATGCTTATGAACTGCTCTACAGCTTTTTATTGAATGCGCATGGACGCGGATTGCGCCATGTCATGGTGATTACCGGCAAGGGGCGTTCGCTTGGCAGCGAAGGGGTTTTGAAACAGGCGGTGCCGCACTGGTTTTCGACGCCGTTGTTCCGGCTTCTGGTCAGTGCCTATGAAGATGCGGCGCATCATCATGGCGGGCATGGCGCGCTTTATGTGCGCCTGCGTAAGCAGACACAGACAGGCGGAATGCTGCGATGA
- a CDS encoding helix-turn-helix transcriptional regulator has product MTPFGKKLRELREERNVTQKDMAAALRVSPAYLSALEHGRRGQPTWDMLQRIITFFNIIWDEAEELQNLAAVSHPRVVIDTSGLSPQATELANLLARNIRLIDRETIKHLSEEIEAARKRRRGIKPRL; this is encoded by the coding sequence ATGACCCCGTTTGGCAAAAAACTGCGCGAACTTCGCGAAGAGCGCAATGTGACGCAAAAGGATATGGCGGCAGCGTTACGGGTTTCGCCTGCTTATCTCTCGGCGCTCGAACATGGCCGTCGCGGCCAGCCGACATGGGATATGCTGCAACGCATCATTACTTTCTTCAACATTATCTGGGACGAGGCGGAGGAGTTGCAGAACCTTGCGGCTGTTTCGCATCCACGCGTGGTGATCGATACGTCAGGCTTGTCGCCACAGGCAACCGAGCTTGCCAATCTTTTGGCACGCAATATCCGCCTCATCGATCGGGAGACGATCAAACATTTAAGTGAAGAAATAGAAGCGGCGCGCAAACGCCGCCGGGGTATAAAACCGCGCCTCTAA
- a CDS encoding DUF1402 family protein — protein MTSRLNRVAGICLAIAFSCQSAFAAITVPLGNRNAEQPPIPGASAKRTRELSTTYEKKYQKIYNLLKRDASLRSKIRATATAYGIDPIHIVGAIVGEHTYNVDVYDRLQTYYVKAMSYVKQGVTFGYNGESIGQFVKRPEFSECLKYKNSYALWSCRESIWNKNFRGKSVGGKSYPNNRFSAVFFQPFYAGQTFGLGQINPLTALQMSDMVNRVSGLPKLNAEDGNTVYKTIMDPDLTLPYIAATLKQSITAYRQIADFDISNNPGLTATLYNTGGADARARVLANENAKRKASGQKPVMPQENYYGWLVNSKLDELKALF, from the coding sequence ATGACCAGTCGATTGAACCGTGTTGCAGGCATCTGCCTCGCCATCGCTTTTTCCTGCCAGAGCGCTTTTGCAGCCATTACGGTCCCGCTAGGAAACCGGAATGCCGAACAGCCGCCCATTCCGGGCGCTTCGGCCAAGCGCACGCGTGAACTCAGCACCACTTACGAGAAAAAATACCAGAAGATTTATAATCTTCTCAAACGCGATGCATCGCTGCGCTCGAAAATCCGTGCGACGGCGACAGCCTACGGCATCGACCCTATCCATATTGTCGGCGCAATCGTCGGCGAGCACACCTATAATGTCGATGTCTATGACCGGCTCCAGACTTATTACGTCAAGGCAATGTCCTATGTGAAGCAGGGCGTAACGTTTGGCTATAATGGCGAGAGCATTGGCCAATTCGTCAAGCGGCCTGAATTTTCTGAATGCCTGAAATACAAGAACAGCTATGCACTGTGGTCCTGCCGCGAGAGTATATGGAACAAAAACTTTCGCGGAAAATCGGTTGGCGGAAAATCTTATCCGAACAATCGTTTCAGCGCCGTGTTCTTCCAACCCTTCTATGCAGGCCAGACTTTTGGTCTTGGCCAGATCAACCCGCTGACTGCGCTTCAGATGTCGGATATGGTCAATCGGGTCTCCGGCCTGCCTAAACTCAATGCCGAAGACGGGAATACGGTCTATAAAACCATCATGGATCCCGATCTGACGCTGCCCTATATTGCAGCAACGCTGAAACAGTCGATCACGGCCTATCGCCAGATCGCCGATTTCGACATTTCCAACAATCCGGGGCTGACGGCAACGCTCTACAATACCGGCGGCGCCGATGCCCGCGCACGGGTTCTTGCCAATGAAAATGCAAAGCGCAAGGCTTCGGGACAGAAACCTGTCATGCCGCAGGAAAATTACTATGGCTGGCTGGTTAATTCGAAGCTCGATGAACTGAAGGCGCTATTTTAG
- the hslU gene encoding ATP-dependent protease ATPase subunit HslU: MSNFSPREIVSELDRFIIGQNDAKRAVAVALRNRWRRQQLEGQMREEVMPKNILMIGPTGVGKTEISRRLAKLAGAPFIKVEATKFTEVGYVGRDVEQIIRDLVEAAIGLVREKKREEVKAKAHINAEERVLDGLVGKTASPATRDSFRKKLREGELDDKEIEIEVADTGAGQNFEIPGMPGANIGMINIGDIFGKAMGGRTKTRKTTVKESYSILINDESDKLLDQDQLVQEALRSTENDGIVFLDEIDKIASREGGMGAGVSREGVQRDLLPLVEGTTVATKYGPVKTDHILFIASGAFHVSKPSDLLPELQGRLPIRVELNALTREDFRRILTETEVSLIKQYIALMATEEVTLEITDDAIDALADIAVDLNSTVENIGARRLQTVMEKVLDDISFHAPDKSGSEFKVDADYVRKTIGDLAKNTDLSRFIL; the protein is encoded by the coding sequence ATGAGTAATTTTTCTCCCCGCGAGATCGTTTCCGAACTCGACCGTTTCATCATTGGGCAGAACGACGCCAAGCGTGCGGTTGCGGTTGCTCTGCGCAACCGCTGGCGCCGCCAGCAGCTGGAAGGCCAGATGCGCGAAGAGGTGATGCCGAAAAATATTCTGATGATCGGACCGACCGGTGTCGGCAAAACGGAAATCTCCCGTCGTCTGGCAAAACTTGCCGGAGCGCCTTTCATCAAGGTCGAGGCTACGAAATTCACCGAAGTGGGTTATGTCGGTCGTGACGTGGAACAGATCATCCGCGATCTGGTCGAGGCAGCAATCGGGCTTGTGCGCGAAAAGAAGCGCGAGGAAGTTAAAGCCAAGGCGCATATCAATGCCGAGGAACGCGTTCTCGACGGTCTTGTCGGCAAGACGGCCAGTCCCGCCACCCGCGACAGTTTCCGTAAAAAACTGCGCGAAGGCGAGCTGGACGACAAGGAAATCGAAATCGAGGTGGCTGATACGGGTGCAGGCCAGAATTTCGAGATCCCCGGTATGCCCGGTGCCAATATCGGCATGATCAATATCGGCGATATTTTTGGCAAGGCCATGGGCGGACGCACCAAGACGCGCAAGACCACGGTCAAGGAATCCTATTCCATCCTGATCAATGACGAATCCGACAAGCTGCTCGATCAGGACCAACTTGTGCAGGAAGCGCTGCGTTCGACCGAAAATGACGGCATCGTCTTTCTCGACGAAATCGACAAGATCGCCTCACGCGAAGGGGGAATGGGCGCAGGCGTCTCGCGCGAAGGCGTACAGCGCGATTTGCTGCCACTGGTTGAAGGCACCACGGTTGCCACCAAATATGGACCGGTAAAGACCGATCATATATTGTTCATCGCATCAGGTGCTTTCCATGTCTCGAAACCGTCCGACCTTCTGCCGGAGTTGCAGGGCCGCCTGCCGATCCGCGTGGAGCTTAACGCGCTGACGCGGGAGGATTTCCGCCGTATTCTGACTGAAACCGAAGTCAGTCTCATCAAGCAATATATTGCACTGATGGCGACAGAAGAGGTGACATTGGAAATCACCGATGATGCCATTGATGCATTGGCCGATATTGCCGTCGACCTCAATTCGACCGTCGAGAATATCGGCGCGCGCCGTCTGCAGACGGTGATGGAAAAGGTGCTGGACGATATTTCGTTCCATGCACCCGACAAGTCGGGATCGGAATTTAAAGTCGATGCAGACTATGTCCGCAAGACCATTGGCGATCTGGCGAAAAACACCGATCTGTCGCGCTTTATCCTTTAA
- a CDS encoding DUF2585 domain-containing protein, which produces MSTLTQASPSKAHRWGLGALIVLAILGVQAFWLYLDGRIVMCECGTVKLWSGSLMSENSQHISDWYTLSHIIHGFLFYWLLTIIAPKAPLGLRLAMAVGIEAAWELIENSNFIIERYRANTSSVDYFGDSIINSVSDTIAALIGFLLAARLPTKITVALALFFEVLALIVIRDNLILNVIMLLHPFESIKQWQSGL; this is translated from the coding sequence ATGAGCACGCTCACGCAGGCTTCCCCTTCCAAAGCACATCGTTGGGGCCTTGGTGCTCTGATTGTCCTAGCCATCCTCGGAGTGCAAGCTTTCTGGCTTTATCTCGACGGGCGAATTGTCATGTGCGAATGCGGCACCGTAAAATTATGGTCCGGTTCGTTGATGAGCGAAAACTCCCAGCATATATCCGACTGGTATACGCTCTCGCACATCATTCATGGCTTTCTGTTCTACTGGCTTTTGACCATCATTGCACCCAAAGCCCCGCTGGGTCTGAGGCTTGCTATGGCAGTCGGTATCGAAGCTGCGTGGGAACTGATTGAAAACTCGAATTTCATAATCGAACGCTATCGCGCCAATACATCCTCTGTGGACTATTTTGGCGACAGCATCATCAATTCGGTTTCCGACACCATTGCAGCTCTCATCGGCTTTCTTCTTGCTGCCAGATTGCCTACCAAAATCACCGTCGCGCTTGCGCTGTTCTTCGAAGTTCTGGCGCTGATCGTCATTCGCGACAATCTCATACTCAACGTGATCATGCTGCTGCATCCGTTCGAGTCCATCAAGCAGTGGCAAAGCGGACTATAA
- the hslV gene encoding ATP-dependent protease subunit HslV, which translates to MIEHNPTTIYGTTIVTVRKGGKVVIAGDGQVSLGNTVMKGNARKVRRIGKGNVIAGFAGATADAFTLLERLEAKLEQYPDQLMRASVELAKDWRTDRYLRKLEAMMLVADSKVTLALTGTGDVLEPEHGVMAIGSGGNYALAAARALVDTEKDAEEIARKAMEIAADICIYTNHSILVESLDAE; encoded by the coding sequence ATGATCGAACACAATCCCACGACAATTTACGGCACCACCATCGTCACCGTGCGCAAGGGCGGCAAGGTGGTGATTGCCGGTGACGGGCAGGTCTCGCTCGGCAATACGGTGATGAAGGGCAATGCGCGAAAAGTGCGCCGCATCGGTAAGGGCAATGTCATTGCCGGATTTGCAGGTGCCACGGCTGACGCCTTCACGCTGCTCGAGCGCCTTGAAGCCAAGCTTGAACAATATCCCGACCAATTGATGCGCGCCTCCGTGGAACTCGCCAAGGACTGGCGTACCGACCGCTATTTGCGCAAACTAGAAGCCATGATGCTGGTCGCCGACAGCAAGGTGACGCTGGCGCTCACCGGCACAGGCGACGTGTTGGAGCCCGAACATGGCGTCATGGCCATTGGTTCCGGCGGCAATTATGCGCTCGCAGCAGCCCGCGCGCTGGTCGATACCGAAAAGGATGCCGAGGAAATCGCCCGCAAGGCGATGGAGATTGCAGCCGATATCTGTATCTACACCAACCACAGCATCCTTGTTGAAAGTCTCGACGCTGAATGA
- the hisB gene encoding imidazoleglycerol-phosphate dehydratase HisB, protein MSAESTRKASIERATKETSIAVSVDLDGVGKSDITTGVGFFDHMLEQLSRHSLIDMRVMAKGDLHIDDHHTVEDTGIALGQALAKALGERRGIMRYASMDLAMDDTLTGAAVDVSGRAYLVWNVNFTTAKIGTFDTELVREFFQAFAINAGITLHINNHYGANNHHIAESIFKAVARVLRSALETDPRQKDAIPSTKGSLKG, encoded by the coding sequence ATGTCTGCTGAAAGCACTCGCAAGGCCAGTATCGAACGCGCCACCAAGGAAACCAGTATTGCTGTTTCCGTCGATCTGGACGGTGTTGGAAAATCCGACATCACAACCGGCGTTGGATTTTTCGATCATATGCTCGAACAGCTTTCGCGCCATTCGCTGATTGATATGCGCGTCATGGCCAAGGGCGATCTGCATATCGACGATCACCACACAGTGGAAGATACCGGCATCGCGCTGGGGCAAGCTCTTGCCAAAGCTTTGGGTGAACGTCGTGGCATCATGCGTTATGCCTCGATGGATCTGGCCATGGACGACACGCTGACGGGGGCTGCGGTCGATGTGTCCGGTCGCGCCTATCTCGTTTGGAACGTGAATTTCACCACAGCCAAGATCGGTACTTTCGATACGGAACTGGTGCGCGAATTCTTTCAAGCCTTTGCGATCAATGCCGGCATCACGCTACACATCAACAATCATTATGGTGCCAACAATCACCATATTGCCGAATCGATCTTCAAGGCGGTGGCCCGGGTTCTGCGTTCAGCGCTTGAAACCGACCCGCGCCAGAAGGACGCAATTCCCTCGACCAAGGGTTCGCTGAAGGGATAA
- a CDS encoding DUF2628 domain-containing protein: MAQFVVLEPVDSQNAENAVFVRDGFHVLALILPVVWLLFQRLWFEAAAVFGVTILLGFGGSMLGIANAVPLITLLVSIFVALEGANWKIAKYRRHGFAEKAIIDAANLEEAEIRYFHDRKEPRAVHPHAPAPEWTHQVARPAYSSTGSTIGFVGHRGEN, translated from the coding sequence ATGGCGCAATTCGTCGTGCTGGAACCAGTTGATTCTCAAAATGCTGAGAATGCCGTGTTCGTGCGCGATGGATTCCATGTGCTTGCACTCATCCTCCCCGTTGTGTGGTTGTTGTTCCAGCGTTTGTGGTTCGAGGCCGCGGCTGTTTTCGGCGTTACGATCTTGCTGGGTTTTGGCGGTTCAATGCTCGGTATTGCCAATGCCGTTCCACTTATCACCTTGCTGGTTTCCATCTTTGTCGCACTCGAAGGCGCTAACTGGAAAATTGCCAAATACAGGCGTCACGGGTTTGCGGAAAAAGCGATAATCGATGCCGCCAATCTGGAAGAAGCGGAAATCCGTTATTTCCATGATCGCAAAGAGCCGCGTGCAGTCCACCCCCATGCACCCGCGCCCGAATGGACACATCAGGTCGCCCGCCCCGCTTATTCTTCCACTGGTTCGACGATTGGCTTTGTGGGCCATCGCGGAGAAAACTGA
- the hisH gene encoding imidazole glycerol phosphate synthase subunit HisH, whose amino-acid sequence MRVAIIDYGSGNLRSATKAFERAAHESGIDAEIELTADADRVASADRIVLPGVGAYADCRRGLDAVPGMVEALNDVVLNKARPFLGICVGMQLMSERGLEKEVTQGLGWIAGDVREMTPSDPSLKIPQIGWNRIHVKHSHPIFDGIDTGENGLHAYFVHSYMFAATNETDVLAVTDYGGDVTATVGRDNMVGTQFHPEKSQLLGLALIANFLKWKP is encoded by the coding sequence ATGCGTGTTGCAATTATCGATTATGGTTCCGGCAATCTTCGCTCGGCCACCAAGGCCTTTGAACGCGCCGCCCATGAAAGCGGCATTGATGCCGAAATCGAACTGACCGCCGATGCCGATCGTGTGGCCTCTGCGGACCGCATCGTGCTGCCCGGTGTTGGCGCCTATGCCGATTGTCGGCGTGGCCTTGATGCCGTCCCCGGCATGGTCGAAGCGCTCAATGATGTGGTGCTGAATAAAGCGCGGCCTTTCCTTGGTATTTGCGTCGGCATGCAGTTGATGTCCGAACGCGGACTGGAAAAGGAAGTGACGCAAGGTCTTGGCTGGATAGCCGGTGACGTGCGCGAAATGACGCCGTCCGACCCATCTCTCAAGATTCCACAAATTGGCTGGAATCGGATTCACGTGAAACATTCACACCCGATCTTTGACGGAATCGATACCGGCGAAAACGGCTTGCATGCCTATTTCGTGCATTCCTATATGTTCGCTGCGACAAACGAGACGGACGTTCTGGCAGTCACCGATTATGGTGGCGATGTCACGGCAACGGTCGGTCGCGACAATATGGTAGGTACGCAGTTCCATCCCGAAAAGAGCCAGTTGCTCGGCCTTGCGCTGATTGCCAATTTCCTGAAATGGAAGCCCTGA
- the hisA gene encoding 1-(5-phosphoribosyl)-5-[(5-phosphoribosylamino)methylideneamino]imidazole-4-carboxamide isomerase, whose protein sequence is MILFPAIDLKDGQCVRLKLGDMDQATVYNEDPAAQARAFEDQGFEWLHVVDLNGAFAGESINGKAVEAILKATKNPVQLGGGIRTLEHIESWLSKGLKRVILGTIAVRDPALVIEACKKFPGQIAVGIDAKGGYVAVEGWAEASELGVIELAQKFEGAGVAAIIYTDIDRDGVLAGINWDSTLKLADSVSIPVIASGGLASMDDIKRLAAPDAQKLEGAISGRALYDGRIDPAEALSVLRASK, encoded by the coding sequence ATGATTCTTTTTCCCGCCATCGATTTGAAAGACGGTCAATGCGTGCGCCTGAAGCTTGGCGACATGGATCAGGCCACCGTCTATAATGAAGATCCCGCAGCCCAGGCCAGGGCCTTTGAGGATCAGGGTTTTGAATGGCTGCATGTGGTCGATCTCAACGGCGCTTTTGCGGGCGAGAGTATCAATGGCAAAGCTGTGGAAGCGATCCTCAAAGCCACCAAAAATCCGGTACAGCTTGGCGGCGGCATTCGCACACTCGAACATATCGAAAGCTGGCTGTCCAAGGGCTTGAAGCGTGTCATCCTGGGCACCATCGCCGTGCGCGATCCGGCGCTGGTGATTGAGGCGTGCAAAAAATTTCCGGGCCAGATTGCCGTTGGCATCGATGCCAAGGGTGGCTATGTCGCTGTTGAAGGCTGGGCGGAAGCATCCGAGCTTGGCGTGATCGAGCTTGCGCAAAAATTTGAGGGCGCAGGCGTTGCCGCCATCATCTATACCGATATCGACCGTGATGGCGTATTGGCTGGCATCAACTGGGATTCGACTTTAAAACTTGCCGACAGCGTTTCCATTCCAGTCATAGCATCCGGTGGCCTTGCTTCCATGGATGATATAAAGCGCCTTGCAGCACCTGATGCGCAAAAACTTGAAGGCGCGATTTCCGGTCGTGCACTTTATGATGGGCGTATTGATCCAGCGGAAGCGCTGTCCGTTCTGAGGGCATCAAAATGA
- the hisF gene encoding imidazole glycerol phosphate synthase subunit HisF, translating into MLKARVIPCLDVKDGRVVKGVNFVDLIDAGDPVEAARAYDAAGADELCFLDITASSDNRETIFDVIARTAEQCFMPLTVGGGVRQVSDIRKLLLAGADKVSINTAAVKNPDFVAEAADKFGNQCIVVAIDAKKVSGAGEADRWEIFTHGGRETTGIDAVEFAQKVVSLGAGELLLTSMDRDGTKAGYDIALTRTIADSVRVPVIASGGVGNLDHLVEGIRDGHATAVLAASIFHFGTYTIGEAKRYMAEAGIPMRLDPVR; encoded by the coding sequence ATGCTGAAAGCAAGAGTGATACCGTGCCTCGATGTTAAAGACGGTCGTGTTGTCAAAGGTGTCAACTTCGTTGATCTGATCGATGCCGGTGATCCGGTGGAAGCGGCCCGCGCCTATGATGCGGCGGGTGCCGACGAACTGTGCTTCCTCGACATCACGGCGTCCTCGGACAATCGCGAGACAATTTTTGACGTTATCGCCCGTACAGCTGAGCAATGTTTCATGCCGCTGACGGTTGGCGGCGGCGTGCGTCAGGTTTCTGACATCCGCAAGCTGCTGCTGGCGGGTGCCGACAAGGTGTCGATCAACACGGCGGCGGTCAAGAACCCGGATTTTGTCGCCGAAGCCGCCGACAAATTCGGCAATCAGTGCATCGTGGTGGCGATTGATGCCAAGAAGGTTTCGGGTGCCGGTGAAGCAGATCGCTGGGAAATCTTTACCCATGGCGGGCGTGAGACTACCGGCATCGATGCTGTGGAGTTTGCGCAGAAGGTGGTGAGCCTTGGTGCTGGCGAATTGCTTTTGACCTCCATGGATCGCGACGGCACTAAGGCGGGCTATGATATTGCGCTGACCCGCACCATTGCCGACAGCGTACGGGTTCCGGTGATTGCTTCGGGCGGCGTCGGCAATCTCGATCATCTGGTCGAAGGTATTCGCGATGGCCATGCCACGGCAGTGCTTGCCGCGTCGATTTTCCATTTTGGTACCTATACGATCGGCGAGGCAAAGCGCTATATGGCTGAAGCCGGTATTCCAATGCGGCTCGATCCGGTTCGCTAA
- a CDS encoding phosphoribosyl-ATP diphosphatase: protein MSQFTLADLERIVAQRASVNDGSSYTASLVAKGQTRAAKKLGEEAVETVIAAVEGNRAEIVTESADLLYHLLLVLKIADVPLNEVLEELQRRTAQTGLEEKASRKA from the coding sequence ATGAGCCAGTTCACGCTCGCCGACCTCGAACGCATTGTTGCGCAACGCGCCAGCGTGAACGACGGATCGTCCTATACGGCCAGCCTTGTTGCAAAGGGCCAGACCAGGGCCGCCAAAAAACTCGGTGAAGAAGCCGTGGAAACGGTGATTGCCGCAGTCGAAGGCAACCGCGCGGAAATCGTCACGGAAAGCGCTGATCTGCTTTATCATTTGCTGTTGGTGCTCAAGATTGCGGACGTGCCGCTCAATGAGGTTCTTGAGGAGTTGCAGCGTCGCACGGCGCAGACGGGCCTTGAGGAGAAGGCCAGTCGTAAAGCCTGA